The Ignavibacteria bacterium DNA segment CGAAGAAGGCGTTGCGCCGATTGTAAAACTTCTGAAAGAGTACAACGAAATTTCCGAAAAGTTTTCTGACCCCGATGCCGATTTCGATAAACTCCTGGAGAAGCAAGGAAAACTGCAAGAGCAAATCGAACATTTGAACGCGTGGGATATTGACAGCAAACTCGAACAAGCGATGGATGCGTTGCGTTGTCCCGATGGAGATACAAAAGTTTCTGTGCTTTCCGGCGGCGAGCGAAGACGTGTTGCGTTGTGCAGATTGATGCTGCAAGAACCCGATGTTCTTTTGTTAGACGAGCCAACAAATCATCTCGATGCGGAATCGGTTGCGTGGCTCGAAATGCATTTGGCGCAATACAAAGGCACGGTGCTCGCCGTTACACACGATAGATATTTTCTCGATAACGTTGCGGGATGGATTTTGGAATTGGACAGAGGCGAAGGAATTCCGTTTCAAGGAAATTATTCTTCGTGGCTCGAACAAAAATCTGCGCGATTGGCTGTGGAAGAAAAACAAGAATCGAAACGACAGCGTGTGCTTGCAAAAGAATTAGAATGGGTGCGAATGAATCCGAAAGGACGACACGCAAAAAGCAAAGCGAGAATTGCGGCGTACGAAAAAATGCTTTCCGAACAACTCAACGAGTCGAGTCTTCGACAGGAAAAGCGCGATGAGGAAATGGAAATTTATATTCCGCCGGGACCACGACTTGGCGAACTTGTGATTGAAGCAAACAATATTTCCAAAGCGTACGGCGATAATTTATTGTACGAGAATTTGAGTTTCTCACTTCCCGCTGGCGGAATTATCGGCATCATCGGTGCAAACGGCGCGGGAAAAACTACGCTCTTCCGAATGATTACGGGAAAAGAAAAACCTGATAGCGGAGCAATCACCATCGGCGAAACGGTGAAACTTGCGTACGTTGACCAAAGCCGTCCACTCGATGCGAATAAAAATATCTGGCAAGAAATTTCCGGCGGCGAAGATGTGTTGAAGTTGGGAAATCGTGAGGTGAATTCACGAGCGTACGTTGCGCGATTTAATTTCAGCGGAAGCGACCAGCAAAAACTCACGAGCCAACTTTCCGGCGGTGAGCGCAACAGAGTTCATCTTGCAAAAATGTTGAAGGAAAGCGCGAACGTTCTTCTTCTCGACGAACCGACGAACGATTTGGATGTGAACACGTTACGCGCGTTAGAAGAAGCGTTGACGAATTTTGCCGGTTGCGCCGTTGTTATTTCGCACGATAGATGGTTTCTGGATAGAATTGCCACGCACATTCTCGCGTTTGAAGGCGAAAGCAATGTTGTGTGGTTCGATGGAAATTATTCCGAGTACGAAGAGAACAGAAAAAAGCGGCTTGGCATTTCCGCCGACCAACCGCATCGGATTAAGTATAAGAAGTTGGGGAGGGGGTAGAAGGTAGCAGCTCTCTAACTAATTTTTTTATAGACGGTTGTTTTGCTCTTCAATCATTCAAGTGAAACCACTGTTCATCTGTTAATGATGTAAGATAATTCGTAATCTCTGCAAGTCATATATGTGCTTCTGGTGAAAGTTAATTTCCATTTTAATGTTTCGTCAATTCCTTAGTCTTTGGCTTGCATTTAATATTGTTACGCCAATAATTTCTTTCTTTTCGTAACGGAAAATAATTTCATCTTCCGTCATTACAGAGTCGTCGTCGCGGTTTGGAAATTAAAATGAAATTCCTATCTTTTCGCCGTTAAAAAATTCCATCTATGCTAACTTCGCTAGAAACCGAACTCTCACGCCGTCAATTTCTTTCCAATGCTGGAAAAGGAATTGGACTTGCCGCGTTTTCTGTTGCTTCTGTGTCTTCACTTCTCGAACAACTGTACGCGGCAACAAAATCCGTTGAACATCTTTCTCCTGAACAAACTGCGAT contains these protein-coding regions:
- the ettA gene encoding energy-dependent translational throttle protein EttA → EEGVAPIVKLLKEYNEISEKFSDPDADFDKLLEKQGKLQEQIEHLNAWDIDSKLEQAMDALRCPDGDTKVSVLSGGERRRVALCRLMLQEPDVLLLDEPTNHLDAESVAWLEMHLAQYKGTVLAVTHDRYFLDNVAGWILELDRGEGIPFQGNYSSWLEQKSARLAVEEKQESKRQRVLAKELEWVRMNPKGRHAKSKARIAAYEKMLSEQLNESSLRQEKRDEEMEIYIPPGPRLGELVIEANNISKAYGDNLLYENLSFSLPAGGIIGIIGANGAGKTTLFRMITGKEKPDSGAITIGETVKLAYVDQSRPLDANKNIWQEISGGEDVLKLGNREVNSRAYVARFNFSGSDQQKLTSQLSGGERNRVHLAKMLKESANVLLLDEPTNDLDVNTLRALEEALTNFAGCAVVISHDRWFLDRIATHILAFEGESNVVWFDGNYSEYEENRKKRLGISADQPHRIKYKKLGRG
- a CDS encoding DUF2283 domain-containing protein; translation: MTEDEIIFRYEKKEIIGVTILNASQRLRN